From a single Nicotiana tomentosiformis chromosome 2, ASM39032v3, whole genome shotgun sequence genomic region:
- the LOC138904498 gene encoding uncharacterized protein, giving the protein MLHDSEDELEITTNDPILQVRQRLEQIGDLQKQIDAIRVEAEVFKKNMDILASKKEVVQVELESVESQLRAAREKASVQAKKIEELQSQLTNLVSELEVTKSEVAVANTKANANATQYKVALENSKVEESRAQKLAFPEEDSDSLSESEGGEDLEDRDVASDEDHAT; this is encoded by the exons AtgcttcacgatagtgaagacGAATTGGAGATAACGACTAATGATCCGATTCTACAGGTCCGGCAGAGGCTCGAACAGATCGGGGATCTTCAGAAACAAATAGATGCAATACGAGTCGAGGCAGAAGTGTTTAAGAAGAATATGGATATCTTAGCCTCGAAAAAGGAGGTTGTCCAAGTAGAGTTGGAGTCGGTCGAGTCCCAGCTCCGAGCTGCAAGAGAGAAAGCCTcggtgcaagccaagaaaatcgAAGAGCTTCAGTCCCAATTAACAAACTTGGTCAGTGAGCTCGAGGTGACCAAATCTGAGGTGGCCGTGGCCAACACCAAAGCCAATGCTAATGCGACCCAGTATAAG GTTGCACTCGAGAACTCCAAAGTAGAAGAATCTAGGGCTCAAAAGCTGGCCTTTCCCGAGGAAGACTCAGATAGTTTAAGTGAGTCTGAAGGCGGGGAAGATCTCGAGGATAGAGATGTTGCCTCTGATGAAGACCATGCCACTTAG
- the LOC104101235 gene encoding uncharacterized protein — protein sequence MVGEVEKMVAVGLVWGATNALMRKGAIKWDETIKSLPQPNTPQNPVMASLKNWLKLVLIWQYSLPFLLNLSASATFFAILSDTPISLAVPVTNATTFAATAVFGLILGEETRVGLALFGTSLIVLGVYICIM from the coding sequence ATGGTAGGAGAAGTGGAGAAGATGGTGGCAGTAGGCCTTGTTTGGGGAGCGACGAATGCCCTGATGCGAAAAGGAGCAATCAAATGGGACGAAACCATCAAATCTTTACCTCAACCAAACACGCCCCAGAACCCAGTAATGGCCAGTCTCAAGAATTGGCTCAAACTTGTCTTGATATGGCAGTATTCTTTGCCGTTTCTCCTAAACCTGTCAGCTTCAGCTACTTTCTTTGCAATACTCAGTGATACACCCATTTCTTTAGCTGTTCCTGTAACCAATGCCACCACTTTCGCTGCCACTGCTGTATTTGGATTGATTCTTGGTGAAGAGACCCGCGTTGGTCTTGCTCTTTTTGGTACCTCTCTTATTGTTCTTGGTGTTTATATTTGTATTATGTAA